The Montipora capricornis isolate CH-2021 chromosome 3, ASM3666992v2, whole genome shotgun sequence genome includes the window CCGCTGACAACATTTTGATGATTCTTTTGGTTGCCTGAGCTTGAGTAAACCCGGGTCTATCGCCGCCTTCCTTGGTTGCCTGACGAAGCTTCAGCCCTATTTTTATGTAGATGATAATCATGATGGGAAGCGGAATAGCATAAGTTAATGCAAGACTACACAGCAAGTAAATTTTTTCGTAGGGGAATCCTGTGGGCCATGACTCTTCGCAACGTTCTCCGTTCGGGGAGCTTGCTCCCAGAATAGGAAGGGCAGGCAAGAGAGCTGTCAACCATATCATCAAAATGATGAGCTTTCCTTGAAACCTTGTGATGCGCATGCCAAATGGTTGCACGATGGATTGGTGTCGATCTGCCGAGAAAGGAGAAAAAATCAAGGCAATAATATGCGAGTGttgaaaaccatttttcaaCGCAAGAAGAGAagtttcgtatctccaagcggtcatgtaacgttctgtttattatataaacaccaatgaaacacCATACCAttttacattaacattttttgtAGTCCTAACGTAGAACAACGGCTCGAATTATTATGTTACCTGGGCAACTGTGAGTCATGTGTGAAGATTGTAATTAGTTAGTATGTATGAGGAATTTGAAACTAGAAACTTGAATTAGGCGCTCGGCTTATATGGGTATAGATCAGCGGAGGTGATATTGCAAGAAACAGGCTAGGAGAGCAAAGTTTTAATTTGGTGGTTGtgggaaaggaaaaagaaacttatttTTCCGGAAGGAAAGCTTTGAGAGGCGCAGAGCCCCATTGCTAGTACGTAAAGACTAGAATTGCCTAACATCCCACCCACCCATCCTTCACGCACACAGCCAAGACTTACCGATTGAAATCGCCAACATAGTGCCCACAGATCCCATGACAAAACAGGGCATGAGAGCTGGGAGAAGTTTGCACATAACTGGACCAAACGGCCAATAGAAATTGAGCTCAAAGTACACGACTGTAAACGGAATACAGAGAAGTCCCACTCCAAGATCAGCCACTGCAAGATTAGCGATCAGAAAACCCGTCACTGCAAATAAAGAAATATTAACATTTGAACGTTATAACATTAGTAGCGTTTTCACAAACCGAGTCAttttaagatgtttttttttggcgaaaccacttctttccagccaattagATATGTTTAATTTAAGATCTCGTTGAAAAACAGTCTGACTTCTGAGAATGTCTAGGCTGCGAACGCAAACGTATTTCCGGcagtcgtttctctcccccaaaacgaccgccggaaatacgtctgcgttcgcaggctagagaATGTCGGGCTATATAAACCTTATAGACCTAACAAAACAATAGAGATATATAGTTTAtgcttttcaaatgacgtcTGAGAAGGCATGATATTTATGCCCAAGAACGTTAACTGTATTTATTTTGTTATCATTCTGGAGGGcattaagaaaataaaaaactgaACAATTACCAGTCCGGGATCGTTTAGCCTGCGAACgcgacgtatttccggcggtcgtttctagagaaacgaccgccggaaatacgtctgcgttcgcaggatAGGGATCGTTTGGAAGTTGGGTTGAAATTATTGCGTTTGTTTTGAACCCGCGAATCGCGACTGAGCGTACGATCGCGACTGAGCATTAGCGAATCGCGACTGAGCATACTGTTGAAGTCTTTTGCCAACTTTGGAACGAGATTATGGATCTCTTTTCATCCTGATTGGCGCTTGCAAAAAGGCCATTCAAAAAGCAAATTAGAAATTCTCTGCTCACAGTATCCGGCGTTGAGGAGAATGCTTATTTTGACGCCTTCtcattgaaaacaaaactgaataattattactatcctaccatatagatggttttcacgtgacttcatctccaccatgttggtggacgaaaacaaaggATCTCTCATTAGCGTCTTTTGTGGTCGTACGTTTCTTTat containing:
- the LOC138042316 gene encoding neuropeptide Y receptor type 2-like isoform X1 translates to MNNSLENLSEETPTSQMDNFSEPLGLRIFRLTLYVVIFLLATVGNALVIFVVYKSRELHTVTGFLIANLAVADLGVGLLCIPFTVVYFELNFYWPFGPVMCKLLPALMPCFVMGSVGTMLAISIDRHQSIVQPFGMRITRFQGKLIILMIWLTALLPALPILGASSPNGERCEESWPTGFPYEKIYLLCSLALTYAIPLPIMIIIYIKIGLKLRQATKEGGDRPGFTQAQATKRIIKMLSAVVICYALCFLPFHTFYFMFDSGELQSRQVRITSSHHVYVLECFTFPQKNPLPPKTAKVPDGRHVGFAIIMQISYTLLRGQTTEF